A region of the Cucurbita pepo subsp. pepo cultivar mu-cu-16 chromosome LG14, ASM280686v2, whole genome shotgun sequence genome:
TTGAGGGTTTTTTAGTAGGTTTCGGGCGATGGGGACGATGATACGATCATAAATTGGGACGGTTATGAGAATGCTACCTACGAAGAAGGCGGTGAGGGAGGCGGCGGGGATTTCAAAGGCTTTTCCGATGCGGCGGTCCATGGTGGAGGCTTGGGAGACGGAGAAGGTGGACATTTGGGCGTAGATAGTCCAAAACATGATGCTTGTGGCCCAAATGGGTAGCATTCTAATAACCATTTTTACTTCTTCAACATCAGTTAGGGTTGATATGTACCATTTGTTCATTAATGTGATATCAGCCCCTTTTTCTGATTCTCTGATTGCTGCTTTATCCAAAAATCTgcaaaaaaaagattaaaaattgtaattttataaatttataaaaaagggTTTAACATGAAACGAATATTTGATCTATAAATGTACGATAATATTAGAATCGAAGGACTAAAAGTGTATCAATttagcttaatttttaaaatttagggactaattaaatttaattttcaaaattttaggatTAAATGtgtatgttttaaaacttaaaagaacaTTTTTACCGATATTTCAAAAATCACTAACTAAAAGtgcacgttttaaaattccGAAGGATATTTTAAACccatgtttcaaaatttagagactaaCCGTGCAAGTTTTGAAACTCGAAAGTATATTTTAAAcctagtttttaaaattcaaatactaaGAGTGTAAGTttggaaatttgaaaagaCCGTTTAAacctatttttgaaaatttaaggagAAAAGGTGTGCatttataaacaaaactcTAAAGGACCGTTTAAacctatttttgaaaatttaatgacAAAAAGTGTGcgtttaaaaacaaaactcgAAAGAACAGTTTAAacctatttttcaaaattcagggaaaaaaaagtgtaTGTTTATAAACAGAACTCGAAAGGACAGTTTAAacctatttttcaaaattcaggGAAAAAAGTGTATGTTTATAAACAGAACTCGAAAGGACAGTTTAAacctatttttcaaaattcatggAAAAAAAGTATATGTTTATAAACAGAACTCGAAAGGACAGTTTAAAcctatatttcaaaatttagagacaAAAAGTGTACGTTTATAAACAGAACTCGAAATGACAGTTTAAAcctatatttcaaaatttagagacaAAAAGTGTACGTTTATAAACAGAACTCGAAATGACAGTTTAAAcctatatttcaaaatttagagacaAAAAGTGTACGTTTATAAACGAAACTCGAAATGACAGTTTCaacctattttttaaaatttacggACAAAAAGTGGCgtttataaacaaaactcGAAAAGACagtttaaacttatttttcaaaattcagaGACATACGTTTGttgacaaaattttcaaaattctggAGCTAAAAGTGTACGTTTTGAAACTCGAAAGACGAAATGAATCTATTACGAGAAATTCAACGATCCGAAAGacaatcttttaaaaatataaatgaaaagaaagagaaagagtgAGATCCAATTAAAAGAATGTGGAAGAAAAGGTTGGAAGATGGAagaggttgaagaagggaTTAATTGGGGAAGGTCAAAACATGGTTTTTTTAAATCAGCAAAAGAGACAACAAACATGAGAACACTGATTTCCAAGACAGTCTGTCCCAACAATACTTCTCGTGACCCTTTTCGATGTCTTCTATGAAattattcaacatttttttaccaCACCTTCACCTGATCGAGTTTAGATCTATCTTcatgtctttcttttttttatactcGGAAGTTCAGAGGGTTGAATCTCCGTTCAAAAGGGGAGAAATTCATTTTTACCTACAAACTTAGCTTAGAGGTCAAACTCGACCCTATTCAAAGTTTTCGATTAGAATATTATCTGTAACTCGACTAATGAGTTATAATAATAACCGACGAAAATTAGGCCATATaactatttagttttatttttatatattttagtgtaaatgttttttatatTCTAGTGTCGGtcgattaattatttatttttcgaaaGTAATCTAAACTCTAACACAATTTTAccataataaaaactaattttgaaattaaacccttcctaaaattaatttaaaataaaatatatcataaatttttaaatagaaataaataataatatctattattattggtgggacaattaaaataattcatgtgGGCCTTCAAGGAAGAGAATAATATATTAGGGGAAAAATATCTTCtatttcatcaaattaaaatattataaaaaaaataccaaaattttataaggatgattaaaaatattaaaatcaaataaaataaaaattatggaaaattTTCGAATTTCCTCAAATTGTACGAGAAAGACACGACaagatgtcaattttgtcagTTCAGTTATATGTTATCAGTGTCATTGTTGTTGCTTATTGTCTGTGAGGTTGTAAGattgtttttcaaatatttttcaaaagtggGTCGGAGGCTTGAGTATACACGGTCGAGCCAAATGACCCGAgtagttatttaattttaaaaaatattatctaaaaaaataaatatttttcaacaaaacaAGGTAGATGGGGGAAATAATGAACTAAAGTAACTAACCTGAACTGTTTAGAACGAGGAAGCTTTTGCTTCTTCATCTTCCCATGTCCTTCATCTCCAAATTCAtcaatgtcgaacaaaaacgACGAATCGGATGGCAATTCGATACGTCGTTTCCTCCAAGCAGCGACGAAAACCGTAGCGATCTGTGTCAACGGGCTACCGACCAGCTTCTTAAATCGATATTTCTTAGTACCGGAGACAAACACGACTAACCCGGCGACAATGGCGCTGGCACAGATGCCATATCCCCATTGCCGGCCGACGTTATCCTGAATATAGACGAGAACCGTCACGGCGGCGAGTGATCCTAAGcttatgaagaagaagaaccaatTGAAGAAGTTAGTCATTTGAGACCTTTCCTCCTTGTCTGATTCATCAAACTGATCGGAACCGAAACCGGAGACACTAGATTTCAGGCCACCGGTACCGAGCGCCGTCGTGTAGAGAGCGATGTAGAGGATTGTTAATTGAAAGTCGGTGGCCGGAGCACAATGCGACTCCGCCGTGCATCGTGGCGGCCGGAGGGAAGGGATTATGGTAGAAATTGTTAAGATTGTAACACCctatagaaaaaaaagattgattttttcatccaaatattaaaatcccaaatcaaaaaacaaaaaaagaaacaatttttACAGTTGCTTGAACGGCTGCAAAGATGGCAATGGTGAGGTAcctaaaaaaacatgaatcaAACATTCAAATTGAGACCAAAATAAAAGACAAccttaaacaaacaaaaaaaaaaaaaacaagcaaaaatctaaaaagggtttggtttttttgtttgaaaaaacatgaaaattacaaaattagaaCCTGCCAAGAAAGGTATCAGCAATGAAACCACCAAGAAGACAAAGCATGAAGGAAGTGCCAAGGAAATTGGTGACAGTATTAGCAGAAGTGGCATTCCCCAAATGCATGGTTCCAGTCAAATATGTCACCAAATTCACTGCAATTCCTAGTGTTGTTAGCCTCTCTACAGCCTCACCTCCTGAAAAATCAAACcaataagaacaaaacttTACTTTTTCGACTCGTCTTCGGCTACATCCAACGGTTATTACGATTCAAAAATAACGGGAACATAGAAGTGTTTGAGAGAGACCGAGAATCATGGCAGCTGCGGTCCAGCGGCCGGTCTTCGAGCGCTCGGCCGGGCGGCCTTTGTAGTCCCACGCATCTTGGAGAACTTCTTTGGTTTGTGAGTGAGAGGAAGAATTCATGGctttagaagaagaagaagaagaagaagaaagaaggtttgaaaatggtgtattttttttttgttttgtttttgtgtatGCAAATGAGTGataagggagagagagagagaggagatgAGTGTGGGTTTGGGCAATCAATGAAGAGTGGAAAGGGGTTTTTTATAGGGtgaaaaataattgagaaagCTCAAATAATAGTgagttcatttatttatttattattaaataacatCTTGATCTctattctatatattttattttaaataaattttaaaatctttcttATTTAGCCGAAGATTCGAAATTTATTGGATCGGACATCTCTGTGTCCCGACATTCTTTTGTATCCCTtacgacatggtcacgttacttacttctcgcttctaaaagtgaaaattatcCCCACATATCAACACAGATCATTTCAGAATGGTTagttctcactcacatgcatcctagGAAAATTCGGAAGAGGTCACCTAATATATGATTGCTTCGAGGAAATCACGTTTAATTTTGGACTTTCGATGATTGAACcattgaaaaggaaagtatATCTTGTTGATATATgtagtaatttttaatttttcaagtatttcttaactaTCTTATCATTaggatcgctctcattcgaaTATGATCTCGATTCATTTATATACCCCTCATTTACTCATGTgtcacaattttaaatttattgataattcATAGTACGAGACCCCATATCGGTtcgagaggggaacgaagcatttttataaaagtgagacacgttttaaaaccgtgagattgaCGATGATAGGTAACggaccaaagtggacaatatttactaacaatgagcttggactattacaaatgatatcagagccagacattgggtgTTGTGTTAACGAGATCACTGAGTgcccaaagggggtgaattgtgagatcccacgttggttggagagtgaaacaaaacatttcttataagagtgtagaaacctctccttaacaaacacgttttaaaactgtgaggctgacgatgatactgCTAACGAGGTCACTGAGTGCCcaaagggagtgaattgtgagatcccacgttggttcgagagtggaacaaaacatttcttacaagagtgtagaaacctctcttaacaaacgcgttttaaaactgtgaggctgacgatgatactgCTAACGAGGTCACTGAGTgcccaaagggggtgaattgtgagatcccacgttggttggagagtggaacaaaacatttcttataagagtgtagaaacctctccttaacaaacacgttttaaaactgtgaggctgacgatgatactgCTAACGAGGTCACTGAGTgcccaaagggggtgaattgtgagatcccacgttggttggagagtgaaacaaaacatttcttataagagtgtagaaacctctccttaacaaacacgttttaaaactgtgaggctgacgatgatactgCTAACGAGGTCACTGAGTGCCcaaagggagtgaattgtgagatcccacgttggttggagagtggaacaaaacatttcttaaaagagtgtagaaatctctctttaacaaacgcgttttaaaattgtgaagctgacgatgatactaatcgggccaaaacagacaatatctactagtggtggatttggactgttacacaCAGACCGACATCGAACCGAGActaaattgtaatattatatatatgtattgttTGGTGAAGTGATTGAAATAGCGTGGTGTCCTCACAAAGATGAGGAAAAAGGCAATGAAATAATATTCGGAGGCCATGTGAAGTTAGAAATATGGTCCATCGGAATTAGAAGCCgattttagaatatattttgaaatgctttgttaactccaaaattagaatttttcttcttctttcaattaTCATTTCAATCATTTATCCCCAAATATTCTATGTCttatttttggtaatttcacttttaaaactatttattataaaaataaaaaataaaaaataaaaaacaaataaattaaaccttAATTAGTGGATGAATTATTGTTATGATTTGTAGACTAATCAACCAATAATCTCaatttaaactcaaataatgtttttgttttattgattTGAGTGATTTATTAGTTGTTGGTcgatgaattatttttttaatttgactatccatttaattaattaaattagaaaagtttaatctaaaattaaaaagttgaaaaggatttttatttttggaatttttttNAccttaaacaaaaaaaaaaaaaaaaaacaagcaaaaatctaaaaagggtttggtttttttgtttgaaaaaacatgaaaattacaaaattagaaCCTGCCAAGAAAGGTATCAGCAATGAAACCACCAAGAAGACAAAGCATGAAGGAAGTGCCAAGGAAATTGGTGACAGTATTAGCAGAAGTGGCATTCCCCAAATGCATGGTTCCAGTCAAATATGTCACCAAATTCACTGCAATTCCTAGTGTTGTTAGCCTCTCTACAGCCTCACCTCCTGAAAAATCAAACcaataagaacaaaacttTACTTTTTCGACTCGTCTTCGGCTACATCCAACGGTTATTACGATTCAAAAATAACGGGAACATAGAAGTGTTTGAGAGAGACCGAGAATCATGGCAGCTGCGGTCCAGCGGCCGGTCTTCGAGCGCTCGGCCGGGCGGCCTTTGTAGTCCCACGCATCTTGGAGAACTTCTTTGGTTTGTGAGTGAGAGGAAGAATTCATGGctttagaagaagaagaagaagaagaagaaagaaggtttgaaaatggtgtattttttttttgttttgtttttgtgtatGCAAATGAGTGataagggagagagagagagaggagatgAGTGTGGGTTTGGGCAATCAATGAAGAGTGGAAAGGGGTTTTTTATAGGGtgaaaaataattgagaaagCTCAAATAATAGTgagttcatttatttatttattattaaataacatCTTGATCTctattctatatattttattttaaataaattttaaaatctttcttATTTAGCCGAAGATTCGAAATTTATTGGATCGGACATCTCTGTGTCCCGACATTCTTTTGTATCCCTtacgacatggtcacgttacttacttctcgcttctaaaagtgaaaattatcCCCACATATCAACACAGATCATTTCAGAATGGTTagttctcactcacatgcatcctagGAAAATTCGGAAGAGGTCACCTAATATATGATTGCTTCGAGGAAATCACGTTTAATTTTGGACTTTCGATGATTGAACcattgaaaaggaaagtatATCTTGTTGATATATgtagtaatttttaatttttcaagtatttcttaactaTCTTATCATTaggatcgctctcattcgaaTATGATCTCGATTCATTTATATACCCCTCATTTACTCATGTgtcacaattttaaatttattgataattcATAGTACGAGACCCCATATCGGTtcgagaggggaacgaagcatttttataaaagtgagacacgttttaaaaccgtgagattgaCGATGATAGGTAACggaccaaagtggacaatatttactaacaatgagcttggactattacaaatgatatcagagccagacattgggtgTTGTGTTAACGAGATCACTGAGTgcccaaagggggtgaattgtgagatcccacgttggttggagagtgaaacaaaacatttcttataagagtgtagaaacctctccttaacaaacacgttttaaaactgtgaggctgacgatgatactgCTAACGAGGTCACTGAGTGCCcaaagggagtgaattgtgagatcccacgttggttcgagagtggaacaaaacatttcttacaagagtgtagaaacctctcttaacaaacgcgttttaaaactgtgaggctgacgatgatactgCTAACGAGGTCACTGAGTgcccaaagggggtgaattgtgagatcccacgttggttggagagtggaacaaaacatttcttataagagtgtagaaacctctccttaacaaacacgttttaaaactgtgaggctgacgatgatactgCTAACGAGGTCACTGAGTgcccaaagggggtgaattgtgagatcccacgttggttggagagtgaaacaaaacatttcttataagagtgtagaaacctctccttaacaaacacgttttaaaactgtgaggctgacgatgatactgCTAACGAGGTCACTGAGTGCCcaaagggagtgaattgtgagatcccacgttggttggagagtggaacaaaacatttcttaaaagagtgtagaaatctctctttaacaaacgcgttttaaaattgtgaagctgacgatgatactaatcgggccaaaacagacaatatctactagtggtggatttggactgttacacaCAGACCGACATCGAACCGAGActaaattgtaatattatatatatgtattgttTGGTGAAGTGATTGAAATAGCGTGGTGTCCTCACAAAGATGAGGAAAAAGGCAATGAAATAATATTCGGAGGCCATGTGAAGTTAGAAATATGGTCCATCGGAATTAGAAGCCgattttagaatatattttgaaatgctttgttaactccaaaattagaatttttcttcttctttcaattaTCATTTCAATCATTTATCCCCAAATATTCTATGTCttatttttggtaatttcacttttaaaactatttattataaaaataaaaaataaaaaataaaaaacaaataaattaaaccttAATTAGTGGATGAATTATTGTTATGATTTGAAGACTAATCAACCAATAATCTCaatttaaactcaaataatgtttttgttttattgattTGAGTGATTTATTAGTTGTTGGTcgatgaattatttttttaatttgactatccatttaattaattaaattagaaaagtttaatctaaaattaaaaagttgaaaaggatttttatttttggaatttttttaattataatttcaaaagaatgGTTAGATCaagaataaacaaaaatagatatgtggataagaataaaaaaatctaccattaattaagaatataacATAGCTAAGGTGGGTTATTGACCAAATTtctattcattttaaattaacaaaaacgAGCATGTGTCGCTCAGTTCTATTTTCGCTTCTAAGTAGCATTCTCGAGAGTTAAAGATAAATCATCTTAAAGATGGAAGAGCTTTTTCGAGGTAGAGACTGACTATTGAATTGACACGGAATTCTCATTGAGGAAGCTTAGTGTTATTTTGAACAGTAAAAGGAACGAGGGTGAGGGTCACACTCCTACTTTTGCTCGGTTCTTTTTAAAGAAGCTTGCTCTTGATCTAGGCGGGATCTATCAATAGcgacattttcttttgactCGAGACCATTTAGAATTATGGAATTTTCTTCTAGAACTGTGGAAATAATGACTTTATTAGAAAGTAGAATTACAAACTTTTACAACAATTTGAAAGTGGATGAGATCGGTCGAGTGGTCTAAATTGGAGATGGGATTGACAATACTATAAGAACCATAAGCTCGGAATTAAAATTCAACACACGAATAAAGCAATTTTATTAAgcaaaaaagatgaaatttaaGGATAGAGAAACCATATCGTTGGAACTATTCTCTAAAGtctcttaattaatttaaataatatgaagTTGACATATTGACTAATCATGTTGAAGTAATAATTTAAGGGTTTATAGTATATGGTTAAGGTTGAATGTCTCATCCTTGCAACACTATTGATACAGCTCAGGTTGTaatggttacaaatgatttgataaaaaacgttcatgtggagacatgtgagtgagagTGTCCTAtataatgagtttgtataagattgGATCACgaagtatttaatttctttttataaatctattaattGAGTCACaagataattatatataactcgatcttaatcttgtGCCTCTGAGAacttgtcctttaatttacatgaGTGAGAATGACTTTGTAGTCAACTCGatatgagatcctacatcggttggagaggggaacaaaacattcgttttaagggtgtgaaatctctccctatgacgcgtttaaaaaccttgaggggaatcccaGAAcggaaaacctaaagagaacaatatcttctGGCGGTTGCCTTGGGCCAATCTTCGATATGTCTCCATTTTGAgccttgggctattacatttGATATGTCTCCATTTTGGGCATTGGGCCATTACCTTCCGACGTGACTCCATTTTAGGACTTGACGGAATAAGATGCTGAGAACATAATTTCCATATTTGGTAAATCGATGAGTAGTTTCCTTTAAGTGTTGATTTTGGGAAAAGAGCCTCACCTTCTCACTAGCTCGAGAGGGACTTGGTTTTCTATTggatcataattaaaattttcaatcataaataaatttttcattaaggCGTAAGATGTAATTACAAGTATAAACTGAACTTTTGACTCAGTTGTAATTACAAATCACTCGTGAAAAATCAACTTagatcttaattaattaacgtTGTATCGTTTGAACTTATAATCTATAACATCAtagtttcaaattaatttttattatattaaatttaaaaatatatatattcaaaaatattatttagataAGATTGGGTCGGTCagattgaaataaaatattatatcctaatatattatatatttaaaaatattattgagataAGATTTTCTATAGAAAATACTCTCTAGAACTCTCTTTCTCCAATTTcgcattgatttttttttt
Encoded here:
- the LOC111809711 gene encoding protein NRT1/ PTR FAMILY 6.3-like isoform X1 — encoded protein: MNSSSHSQTKEVLQDAWDYKGRPAERSKTGRWTAAAMILGGEAVERLTTLGIAVNLVTYLTGTMHLGNATSANTVTNFLGTSFMLCLLGGFIADTFLGRYLTIAIFAAVQATGVTILTISTIIPSLRPPRCTAESHCAPATDFQLTILYIALYTTALGTGGLKSSVSGFGSDQFDESDKEERSQMTNFFNWFFFFISLGSLAAVTVLVYIQDNVGRQWGYGICASAIVAGLVVFVSGTKKYRFKKLVGSPLTQIATVFVAAWRKRRIELPSDSSFLFDIDEFGDEGHGKMKKQKLPRSKQFRFLDKAAIRESEKGADITLMNKWYISTLTDVEEVKMVIRMLPIWATSIMFWTIYAQMSTFSVSQASTMDRRIGKAFEIPAASLTAFFVGSILITVPIYDRIIVPIARNLLKNPQGLTPLQRVGTGLVLSILAMVAAALTELKRLKVASSHDLINNKTAVVPLSVFWLVPQFFFVGSGEAFTYMGQLDFFLRECPKGMKTMSTGLFLSTLSLGCFFSSFLVTIVHKITGGKPWLADNLNQGKLYNFYWLLAILSGLNFGVYLVCAKWYVYKDQRLAEVGIELEESDMPCHA